tatatatagggATGAATACACGTGGCTAACTGATTAAATGAGTGGTTGttacaaataaattatgataatgtAATGAAttatagttaataattttttttagttaatgtattttaatttttatgaactCCCGAggtttaaaattaatagtagTTTGTAGTAACCCTTGAAATGAGTAGGGGGATTCAGGTTatgcatcttttgattttaagtAAACTATCAAAATTGTTTCCCTCCTTTGGCAAGTTTATTTGGTGGtggttattctaaaaaaaagtatttggtGGTTTCTAAGTTTTTCCggtttttttaaactattatattttttatttgtttatcacATATCTTCATTACAAGTTATAATTCATTTCTCAATTAATTAttctatcatttattttttttaaaaatttaaaaaccgcGATAAATATCTCTTAAAAAAAGGGATAAATATGGTATATGATTAATATGAGGATGAATACACGTGGCTAGCCGATTAAAAGGGTGGTCGTTACTCGTTACAGATACATTATGAtaatataactaattatttatttagttaatacattttgtttttatgGACTTCTGAGGTTTAAAATTAATGGTAGTTAATAGTTCCCATCAGATGTTCATACGATTAGAGATTTCAAATCTTAATGCTTATACTTATTTAATTTCACCTACAAGATTATGATTGTTAATTAGGGATAAATATCTGATTGAtcaaagaattaattaattaagatttaaataaattagaaaatatagtAGACAAATTAAGAAATCGAATTGAATTAAAcacctaaattataaaatgaaccTTAAATCTAACATTTTTCTAATTGCATTAAACTAATTTCTTTATGTTCTTGCATTTTGAAATAGAAAgcctaaaattatattatttttttgctatctttcaacaattaaatgtaattttttaaaaaccaatcaattataaattatttttagttcccTTTAAAATTGTGTTAAATCAATTATGAATATACAACTTTTCGATTCTTGAAAATAATATCACCATCTACTTAGGACTctgtttcatatatatatatatatatatatatatatatatatatatatatatatagtctcaTCACATAAACTAAAATGACCTAAAACAACACTTAATTTCAGAACCATCACGATGTTTCTCCAATTGataaacatctaaattattttttattgccgAAAAAATGTTCATGCTGCTTATCATTTTAAAACGTGGGAATCTTTTCGACCTGTTTTTATAATCGATCGAGAGGATTTAAATAGGACAACATATTTGCTTGGATGAGTATATATATAGCCAGAAGCCAAAAATAATAAGTCAATAAGCCAGAGAAGTCCGTTACAAGacaactttgttttttttattttctgaaaaaaaaatacaatagtcataataaattattattgctATAATAAGAAGTATTGTTGTATGGTGTGGGCTCATCAATAATTTGTCCAAGATTCCAACTTCCAAAGAAGACAAATCCCGAAAACATATATTACTAGTTACTTGTACAATGTTAGCTAGGCAATGGAGAGCAATTTTGCAATAGAAAAATACTAGTAGCATTCTTTGCAGCGGGCTGTAAATTTaaacattatcatcatcattaggTTCTTTGTTAACCAATATTCTTGAGATACTggttaagaatttaaaatatttttctattaaagtTCACAttgaaaatacattaaaaatcacGGTAAAATGAcgcttttcattttaaatttcttcacTAATGTTCCTAAGATACTGACTAGcctttgtattattattattattattattattattattattgaaaactaAATAATGAGGAAAATGAtaactcaaaatttaacattactCGATAAAAAAACCACCAATTAATCAATCCTATTTTATTAAAGTGTTGGTGATCACTCAAAATTCGAATTAGGTAAGTGGTGAGTTTGATATGTGCAATTGGAATTGGGGGGAGTTAAATAGTTTGCATAATCGGTATCTGTGGAAACTGGTCCCAGAAATCAAGTTGCACAACTTGGCTGAGGGCTGCTACTGGATAGAGGTTGAAAACCGGCCATGCATtaagatatatattaattaatgaacATAATAAAGTTGTTATTTTGTGAATGCAGATATgcaagacttttttttaaaaaaatcgagtaatgttatatttttccacaaataagaaatgtattaaataaaatatatatatttaatgttttaaaaatacatttggtGCTTGCAGGTCATTTGGTGcacaattattctaatttaactaGTAGTCATAACTTCAAGTTTTGAATATATAACTATATCAAATGTTTGGAAAAAAAACTTtgttgtttataatattttacttaAGTATAATTGCCTTCCCAAGGAAAAAATtgtaatctataaaaaaatgaaacatttaaatatttaataattactaTGAAAAAGAAGTAAGATGATGTTGCAAaagaatttagatttttttttatatgttctaTAATGCATATCTTGATATATACTCCTGACTCCTGTCTCTCTCCctttaaattattaactaatgTTCATGCAGCACTATTACAAGCGTAACTTCTAACAATAGTTTTTTACTCAACAcgtaaaaatgttattaattttttttgataatatttaaaaatatcgttaaatatgaataaatattaatttatttttgtgatattttatcaaatatcgtATATAATTCATGtcactaaaatttatattataagtgaattctaattaaatttaaatagaatTTATATCAACACACGTGTATTTTAacttttggtttttttgttacagtttgttaaaaaaagtttgttagaTCTTTGAGAACAAGGGAAAGACACCTCTGTGTATATATACTCGATCCTATAAtatatcaattttcaatttttttcaatgaataatataattttctccAGAACTTAATATGGTATTAGAAGTGTAAATTCCGCAACCTTCTTCCTTTATTCATCTTTCATCTCCAAAGTTCTTCAACCATTCGAGCATTCTACCATGGACGATCCATATGATCCTTACATCATCATAATGTTGATAGTCCTGGTTTGATTCTCGTATCTCAGCCTCTCACATAGGAGAATTGGAACTCATGGAAACGAGCAATGCTCATGACTCTTGGTGGAAGAAACAAACTCAGATTTGTTGATGGAACAATTCCTCCACTTGATCCTAAAGATCCTTTGCATCATGTGTGGCTCCGTAACAACAACATTGTTGCATCATGGCTCATGAATTCCATTTCAAAAGAAGTTGCTGCAAGTGTCACCTATTCCTCAAATGCAACAACAATATGGAAGGATCTTGAGGATCGCTTCCAGCAAAACAATGGACCTCGCATCCTTCAACTAAAACATGATTTGTCAAATTGCTTGCAAGGTTCCCTCTCTATTTTGCAGTATTACACAAAGATGAAATCGATCTGGAAAGAACTCAGTGAGTACAAGCATGTACATCATTGTCACTATGGTGGTGTTCAATCACTCTTAGATCACTTTCATTTTGAGTATGTCCTGAAATTTTTGCTAGGCCTCAATGAAAGTTACAGTCAGATTCATGGCTAGATTCTCACCATGGATCCATTTCCCTCCATTCAACGTGCTTTCTCTCTGGTGATTCAAGAAGAAAAGCAGCGGGAGGTAAGTAATGTGCAAACTCCCTTGGATTCGCAATTGGCATGTGTTGTTCAAGGCTCTTAGAATTTGAAATCTGGCAACAAGAAGGACAAAGGTCATCCACTCTGCGCACATTGTGGTCTCCTTGGACACACCAAGGACAAGTGCTTCAAGATTATTGGATATCCTCCAGGTCACAAGAAGCACAAGAGCACGGTTAATCTTGTCAATGACAATCAAGGAGagtcttcaaactctttcaacATTGCCCAATGTCAACAACTGCTGAATTTCATACAGAGTCAAATGGCTCGGGCAATGAATTCAGAGACATCACAGTCGGATCAATCAAATCTTGGTATGATCTTTTCAACTCTTGGTCAGTCTTCATGATCTTAAATTGTTTGATCAATATACTCTGTTGTCAAATAGAACTATCACACTTcctaataattacaaaataaatgtgAAAGCAATTGGTTCAGTCACTCTCACTCCTTCGATAGAACTGTCCAATGTTTTGTACATCCCTTAATTCCATGTCAATATAATTTCTGTCAGTTCTTTTATGTGCTCAAACACTAActcgtgtattttttttttctgataattGTTTCTTGCTTTAGGACAAGCAATGGAACAGAGTGATTGGCAAGGGTAACCTCTATCAAGGTCTCTACCACTTCCAACCACACAGTGAATATGCATGTAGTTCCATGCACACTGCTATTTTGAGTCAATGTAATAATGTTGTAGATGCCAATGTTTGGCATGCCCGAATGGGACATTTATCAGACAATGTTCTAAAAATTCtcagcaataaaatttcatttcatattcCAAAAGATTTTTCATCTAATTGTTTCTTAATTTGTCCTCtgtcaaaatttaaacatttgtcttttgattctcataataatttttctgAGTCGCCTTTTGACTTGATCCACTGTGACATTTGGGGACCATTTCCTCATGACACTCACGATGGCAAGAAATATTTCTTAACCATCGTGGATGATAATTCACGGTACAATTGGGTTCATTTGATGAGAAACAAGTCTAAGGCACCACATCTATTACAAGCTTTCTTCAAGCTTGTTCAGACGCAATTTTCCAAAAGCATTAAGGCTGTGCGGTCTGATAATGTTAAAGAATTAGCCTTGATTGATTTTTTGCAGAATGTAGGAGTAGTTCACCAATTTTCTTGCCCACACAAACCCCAACAAAATTCGGTAGTAGAGAGGCACCATCAACACCTATTGAATGTAGCACATGCTTTAATGTTTCAAGCTCAGCTGCCAATTTATTTTTGGGGAGAGTGTATCCATGACAACTTACATCATCAACAGAACACCAAGCTCAAATCTGCAGAACCAGTCACCATATAAGTTGCTATATGGTAAAGTACCAGTCTATGATTTGATAAAGGTGTTTGGGTGCTTGTGCTATGCAGCCACTGCCCCTGCTCAAAGACATAAGTTCACTCCTCGGGCCACTAAATTTGTGTTCCTTAAGTATCCGTTTGGTTACAAAGGATACAAGCTCTATGATTTAGACAATTATAAATTCCTTATATCTAGAGATGTGACTTTCTAGGAAAATAGCTTTCCTTTTGCCACAAGCACATATACAACATCTGATccgtttccaaaccttgttgtACCCAGACCTTTGCCTGACATGTTTCCTGATCCAAACCCCGCTCCTCAATCACCACCTGAACCTGAACCACAACTTGAGATAGAACCAGACCTTGCCTAACCTGATGTTCAACCCAATGCACACGTGGGAAGGTCAACCAGAGTCACTAGACCACCTACTCATCTTTGTGACTATGTCTCTAATGCCACTTACCCCATCCAAAATCACCTCATGTATGACAACCTTTCTCCAACTTACAAAGACTATGTGTTTAAAGTCTCAGAAATTTATGAGCCTCAGTTCTATCATCAAGAAATTCGATTTCTTGAATGGCGTCAAGCCATGAATGAGGAGATTCAGGCCCTTGAAATGAACAACACTTGGGTTGTTCAACCTCTACCACCCGGTAAGAGAACCATCAGTTGCAGATGGATTTATAAGGTCAAGTATAGAGCAAATGGCTCCCTTGATAGATACAAGGTCCTTCTTATTGCGAAAGGGTACACACAACAAGCATGGATCGATTTTTTGGACACTTTCTCACCTGTTGCCAAGCTCACGACAGTGAGAGTGCTTCTTTCCATTGCAGCTCACAGAAATTGGAACATGTTGCAGCTTGATATAAATAACACATTTCTCAATAGTGATTTGATTGAGGAAGTATACATGGACATGCCTCTTGGTTATCTTGTCAAGAATGATAACATGGTTTGTAAACTCACAAAATCTTTGTATGGTTTGCATCAAGCTTCCAGACAATGGTTTCACAAGTTCTCCACCACCATCCTTGATCAAGGATTTCAGCAATGCCCTACATATCACTCTTTGTTCACCAGAGGGAGTGGAGCAACTCTAGTCACATTGCTGGTGTACGTTGACGAAATTATCGTTGCTGGGCCAGATCAAAAGTTGATTGCTGAAATCCAACTAATGCTTGCCAAACACTTCAAAATCAAAGTGATTGATGATCTCAAGTATTTTCTAGGCTTGGAAATTGCCAAGTCTCCTCGTGGCATCCATCTTTGCCAACATAAATATACTTTGCAACTCCTGACTGACACCGACTTTGCAGCATCAAAGCCTCAATCTGTCCCTATGGATCCTAATTCATAGCTAAATGAAACTGATGGTGATCCATTGGAGGATGCCTCTCAATACCGTAGGCTAATAGGGAGGTTAATGTACCACATAATCTTGCGCCCAAACATCTCATTTGTCATTAATTGCTTGAGCCAGTTCATGTCCAAGCCGAGAACTCTTCATCTACATGCAATTTATCATCTGTTGCAGTACCTGACGTCCTCACCTAGCCAAGGCATTCTATTTCCCTCATCATCATCCATGCGGGTTTCTGCATATGTGGACGCCGActaaggcagttgccaagtcacCCGTCGTTCCACCACTGGTTTTTGTGTGTTTCTCGATTCATCACTCATTGCATGGAAGTCCAAGAAACAACCCATGGTGGCTCGTTCATCTACAAAGGCAGAATACAGAGCCTTAGCCATACTGACTTCTGAGCTTTTGTGGATTAAGCAACTGCTGCGATCTTTTGATATGACTTTATAGTCAAGTGTTGTTTTCTGCGATAGTAATTTTGCTATACAACTTGCAAGCAATCCCACATGCAATGAACGTTCGAAACACATTGATATAGACTGTCATTTTATCAGGGAACATGTCGAGACTGGCTTCATCAACCTTGTCCAAATCAAGTCTTAAGACCAATTAGCTGCTGATCCTATGACAAAAGCATTACACAGACCACTATTTCAATCCCTCATATCCAAGTTGGGTACTTTAGATATATATCTTCCAACTTGAGGGGGAGTATTAACACACACGTGTATTTTAACTTCCAATTTTTCTGTtacaatatgttaaaaaattgttagaaaAATTTGCTAGATCTTTGAGAACGAGGAGGAAACACCTCTATGTATATATATCCGGTCCAATAATgtatcaattttcaatttttttcaataaataatataattttttccgGAACTTAATAGTTTGTGTGTAATCTATTGTTTAATTAGAAGAACTGAAGAAGGTAGGGGTAGAGCTACTAGACTTCGGGTCCATCCGTCCTTTAAATATGTGGCAGCTGACAACGAGATGCATCATATCACAACGGCCAATACTTAATGTtcgttgaaattttaaatatattgcaaCTTGAGTTGTAAGAATGCATgcatacaaaagaaaaaagagaccAAAGAAATTTATGGCCTATTGTTTACGATTGAGGTGTCCCAATCTTAATTATTGTTCGGTATAAAGTTCGTTGCGTTTGCAATAGCGACAAGATTGCACTTAAGAgatgtatatattgtataaaatCATTGTAAATGGCGGACGTAAATGTGAGTTAATTGAGCTTAAGACTTTTTAAGCCAaggaaataaaccaaaaaaatatttaaacgaATTTATCGCAATTAATCCTACTAGCCGCCAGTGTTAGGTATAGTTCTTTGAACCCAATGTGCGCTCACTGTCTTGATTACAAGAAATCAAAAACGACAACAGAAGGAAAACAATTCATGCTTTTGAGGAAAAGTCTTGAAGGACTAGTGTGTGAAAATAAGCAGAAAGTGATTCCTTTTTAATAACTGCTAAATTTCCACTTGATGAGTAATTGTCTTCAGAAAGATCTTCCGAAGTTCAGGACTAATTGAATAGTTGTAATGCCTTATATTTATAGTTTAGACATgtacaataatatttttgggtAAGTCTTTATTAATAGTTCTAAcatattattttacaataatcTTGTTTCAGTTACGCTGTTCTAATTAATTAGGATAGGGTGACTGAAACAAGATATCTTTGTTGAAGAGAAAGACACTATATATAGGTCTCCTCCAAGCCATTAATTCATTGGATATATGAGTTAGACTTAACTCATGTTGTTATTGAgttatagtgtgtttggattttcACTGAAAGTTGGTTTGCACACTTTCCAAGTTGACTGAACGGAAAAGCCTGTGAGAGGAAGGATTGAATTGAAAGtgaaatccaaacacactattggATTGCAAGGCAGCTGTGGTCGTTCTAAGTTGGGGTCTTCATTGAGGACTGTAGAGGCCTTTTTATCCAATTACCAAACTTCTcagttgaatattttttatagacagGCAAATGTAATAGCCCATGCTCTAGCTGAATGTCATGCTCGATCGTCTGTTCTATCATACTATCCATTTTGTATCTCTTCGTTCATTACTAATGATATTAGTTAACtttgcttttgtaaaaaaaaaaaaaaagcatatcatTAACATTCTGTTCTGTTCGATAATATTAGAGCATTATATCTTCATTCTCCCACATATGctgttcaaatatatatattattgatactGATTATTTATCGACTTTTATTGATGGTTAATTTTCCTTGAAAATTCTGATTAAAGAGAACTCTAttcttaatcatttttttcatccacaaattttaaattcaatatcTTACTTAAGGGAACTAAATCCAATATTAATTGGATCAACAACTTGTTTGGTAGAAAGTAAATAGAATATAATACTAATTCTCACTAAATAGTTTTTTGTCCTTCCCTCCCATGAGATTttcaattacttttatttttatttttttaaaaggcttactttttttgttaccgttaaaagttaaaagttagaaattgaAAATCTCATATAATACATCCTTAGATAGCAATGAAAAATTTTAAGTGTAATTATTAGAcgaaaaattagtttcatagaTGACTTAGATGATCAAAGTTTATAGAGATACCTCTAGTTCTTATTAGGGAATCAAAGGTCCTGATTAtggtggttttttaaaaaattgaaaataaatgactattattttattctttagatccattagtttatttaattttttattcataagaaacgaaaatagaaaatt
This region of Glycine max cultivar Williams 82 chromosome 7, Glycine_max_v4.0, whole genome shotgun sequence genomic DNA includes:
- the LOC102665263 gene encoding uncharacterized protein, translating into MLMTLGGRNKLRFVDGTIPPLDPKDPLHHVWLRNNNIVASWLMNSISKEVAASVTYSSNATTIWKDLEDRFQQNNGPRILQLKHDLSNCLQGSLSILQYYTKMKSIWKELSEYKHVHHCHYGGVQSLLDHFHFEYVLKFLLGLNESYSQIHG